One region of Bdellovibrio bacteriovorus genomic DNA includes:
- a CDS encoding pyruvate dehydrogenase — protein MDNSTLKNAKPEVLDSIARRAHYLATQMIWQANHRTDKEKGDPKIGGHPAASASSLHIMGALHLLVKSGFDHIANKPHASPTDHSYNYLLDLLLKNDLSKLTQEQADQAMNGLRKFTDGSEFVFQSYHSAYDPDNHNFFPSGTVGIPPVEAGYLALAYRYAREHGYEVPDAHFWAVCGDSEFREGSMYEAVPDFAERELGSLTWILDYNRQSLDGHRITNKEIMNGTDADRVERTMAANGWEVIQVRHGSKRQALFKKKDGDTFKNFLEKELEDYELQALLLVQDMKALKKGIAKEHPNMKKFLESISDEELFDAIRDFGGHDMIALAEAMEKSKKSTRKPTIIIAHTLKGWGLKAAAQPGNHSSLPQEEEVMELKAKQGIKGDKLYERFAANSVEGKFLAARGEKLLTEIKAQHALKAKNQDFFLRKLTEFGDIPQTLDINTKMTSYPHTQWMLGQLTAKLTRIANTPLDESKLGEKQKPLTDSEKPFKLPGELFISMAPDVGTSTNLNPAMDGKIFGAPVVQDLETELGVKDHKLPDLVPGEDVSDRFLRFEIAEGNVMSCVGAFGKMRDFLGIPIIPLMTVYDFFIKRALDQYFYNLYWKSSFICVGTPSGVTLSPEGAQHGWKSDIQIPNQITWEPFFCQELDWILCDTIKRHVLNDNAGRTGTLLRLVTRGAEQKDMLHYLKKQARFKAGLEGALARSEFPIAGAFNEEELGTVDEAQMMATIREEVLKGAYYLIDYRGYAGYEPGDNVVNIFAMGSMVTEAIKASEALLSRGIYGNVIVVTSSDLLVGIQGHEDDYDYLKNGLGVNSNLYLRKADEVTTGDLVTVAGKRIPAVSVADGEAGLLDNIGSIIGVRQESLAVRKHSKCGRPSEIYAYHNIDAEAVVEACGKVLAETALEKVIVSESALGEAHQAEGRAGHWTDLWPAKNPVHKH, from the coding sequence TTGGATAACTCAACTCTAAAAAATGCCAAACCTGAGGTTCTGGACTCAATCGCTAGACGTGCGCATTACCTTGCGACACAAATGATCTGGCAAGCCAATCACCGCACTGACAAAGAAAAAGGCGACCCGAAAATCGGTGGTCACCCTGCTGCCAGCGCAAGTTCGTTGCACATCATGGGTGCTTTGCACCTTCTTGTGAAATCTGGATTCGATCACATCGCGAATAAACCGCATGCGTCTCCAACAGATCACTCTTACAACTATCTTTTGGATTTGTTGTTGAAGAATGACCTTTCAAAATTGACTCAAGAGCAAGCCGATCAAGCGATGAACGGTCTTCGTAAATTCACTGATGGCAGTGAATTCGTTTTCCAATCTTATCACTCTGCTTATGATCCTGATAACCACAACTTCTTCCCGTCAGGCACAGTGGGTATTCCACCAGTTGAAGCCGGTTACCTTGCATTGGCTTACCGCTATGCTCGTGAACACGGCTATGAAGTTCCAGATGCTCACTTCTGGGCGGTTTGCGGTGACTCTGAATTCCGTGAAGGCTCTATGTATGAAGCGGTTCCTGACTTTGCCGAGCGCGAGTTGGGTTCATTGACTTGGATCCTAGATTACAACCGTCAATCTTTGGACGGTCACCGTATCACGAATAAAGAAATCATGAACGGAACTGATGCGGACCGTGTTGAGCGCACGATGGCGGCCAACGGTTGGGAAGTGATTCAAGTACGTCACGGTTCTAAACGCCAAGCTTTGTTCAAAAAGAAAGACGGCGACACTTTCAAAAACTTCCTAGAAAAAGAACTTGAAGACTACGAACTTCAAGCTCTTCTTCTTGTTCAAGATATGAAAGCTTTGAAAAAAGGCATCGCAAAAGAACATCCCAACATGAAGAAGTTCTTGGAAAGCATTTCTGATGAAGAGCTTTTCGATGCTATTCGCGATTTCGGCGGTCACGACATGATCGCTTTGGCTGAAGCGATGGAAAAATCTAAAAAATCCACTCGTAAGCCAACAATCATCATCGCCCACACTTTGAAAGGTTGGGGCTTGAAAGCAGCAGCTCAACCGGGCAACCACTCTTCTTTGCCACAAGAAGAAGAAGTGATGGAACTAAAAGCAAAACAAGGCATCAAAGGCGACAAGCTTTATGAACGTTTTGCTGCAAACTCTGTGGAAGGCAAATTCTTGGCCGCTCGCGGAGAAAAACTTCTTACTGAAATCAAAGCGCAACATGCTTTGAAAGCGAAGAACCAAGACTTCTTCCTAAGAAAACTAACTGAGTTCGGCGATATCCCTCAAACTTTGGACATCAACACGAAAATGACCAGCTATCCTCATACACAGTGGATGCTAGGTCAGTTGACGGCAAAGTTGACTCGTATTGCGAACACTCCGCTTGATGAATCTAAATTGGGCGAAAAGCAAAAGCCTCTGACAGATTCAGAAAAGCCTTTCAAGCTTCCAGGTGAGTTGTTCATTTCTATGGCTCCGGACGTAGGTACTTCGACGAACTTGAATCCAGCGATGGATGGTAAGATCTTCGGCGCACCGGTTGTTCAAGACTTGGAAACTGAATTGGGCGTTAAAGACCACAAACTTCCTGACCTCGTTCCTGGCGAAGACGTTTCAGACCGCTTCCTGCGTTTTGAGATCGCTGAAGGAAACGTGATGTCTTGCGTGGGCGCGTTCGGAAAAATGCGCGACTTCTTGGGTATTCCAATCATCCCATTGATGACGGTTTACGATTTCTTCATCAAACGTGCATTGGATCAATACTTCTACAACCTTTACTGGAAATCTTCTTTCATCTGCGTGGGAACTCCATCAGGTGTGACGCTTTCTCCAGAAGGTGCGCAACATGGTTGGAAGTCTGACATCCAAATCCCAAATCAAATCACTTGGGAACCGTTCTTCTGCCAAGAGCTTGACTGGATCTTGTGTGACACAATCAAACGTCACGTCTTGAACGACAATGCTGGCAGAACAGGAACTCTTCTTCGCCTAGTGACTCGTGGAGCAGAACAAAAAGACATGCTTCACTACTTGAAAAAACAAGCTCGCTTCAAAGCCGGTCTTGAGGGTGCTTTGGCTCGTTCTGAATTCCCTATTGCAGGCGCATTCAACGAGGAAGAACTAGGAACTGTGGATGAGGCGCAAATGATGGCGACAATCCGTGAAGAAGTTCTTAAAGGCGCTTACTACTTGATCGACTACCGCGGTTACGCAGGTTACGAGCCAGGTGATAACGTTGTGAACATCTTCGCGATGGGCTCTATGGTGACTGAAGCAATCAAAGCTTCTGAAGCCTTGTTGTCTCGCGGAATTTACGGAAACGTGATCGTTGTGACTTCTTCGGATCTACTTGTTGGCATCCAAGGTCATGAAGATGACTATGATTACTTGAAAAACGGTTTGGGTGTGAACTCGAACTTGTACCTAAGAAAAGCTGACGAAGTGACTACGGGTGACCTAGTGACTGTTGCTGGTAAACGCATCCCTGCGGTTTCTGTAGCGGATGGTGAGGCTGGCTTGCTAGACAACATCGGTTCTATCATCGGCGTTCGTCAGGAGTCTTTGGCAGTTCGTAAGCACTCGAAGTGCGGTCGCCCTTCAGAGATCTACGCTTATCACAACATCGACGCGGAAGCTGTTGTTGAAGCTTGCGGAAAAGTGCTAGCTGAAACAGCTCTTGAGAAAGTCATTGTTTCTGAAAGCGCTCTCGGTGAAGCTCATCAAGCAGAAGGACGCGCTGGACACTGGACTGATTTGTGGCCAGCTAAAAACCCTGTGCACAAGCACTAG
- a CDS encoding cell envelope integrity protein TolA yields MMKSPSFRMYVLLSLVFHVLVLGTFLVVESLTPETPKTETVDINFLSPEDLQKMQQVEAALKKQALSRNQIVEQSETSANEEVPENARFLSAKNQKVEKQTQAANRGEFQNLKKAAPQKTGPKGDGKQKNLAKSEESKKQIAKDLFKTFDATEALERQKLADKESGLGEGRGSGEQNTGTGAETSQTNDYLKDVNVGLETVLNTREFKYYSYYNRIRKQLAQHWEGRVRDKLSKMFKEGRAPAATNQDRITKLMIVLNDKGTLVRVQVISDSGVRDLDDAAIEAFRAAAPFPNPPKGIVEGDGTVKIRWDFVLET; encoded by the coding sequence ATGATGAAATCACCGTCTTTCAGAATGTATGTTTTGCTATCACTGGTATTCCACGTTTTGGTTCTTGGGACCTTCCTTGTTGTGGAAAGCCTGACGCCTGAAACGCCGAAAACAGAGACCGTAGACATTAACTTTCTGAGCCCGGAAGATCTTCAAAAAATGCAGCAAGTGGAAGCCGCTTTGAAGAAGCAGGCCCTGTCGCGCAATCAGATTGTCGAGCAATCTGAAACCTCCGCCAACGAAGAAGTCCCTGAAAATGCCCGTTTCCTGAGTGCTAAAAACCAAAAAGTGGAAAAGCAAACTCAAGCCGCGAACCGTGGTGAGTTCCAAAATCTGAAGAAGGCCGCTCCACAAAAAACTGGACCTAAAGGCGACGGCAAACAAAAGAATTTAGCGAAATCAGAAGAGTCCAAAAAACAGATCGCGAAAGATTTATTCAAAACTTTCGATGCGACCGAAGCTTTGGAAAGACAAAAACTTGCGGATAAAGAATCAGGTCTGGGCGAAGGTCGTGGCTCTGGTGAACAGAACACGGGAACAGGCGCTGAAACAAGTCAGACGAATGATTACCTGAAAGACGTCAACGTCGGCTTAGAAACCGTTTTGAATACGCGTGAGTTTAAATATTATTCTTACTACAACCGCATTCGTAAACAACTTGCCCAACACTGGGAAGGCCGTGTTCGCGACAAACTTTCAAAAATGTTTAAAGAAGGTCGTGCTCCTGCAGCGACAAATCAAGATCGCATCACAAAATTGATGATCGTTTTGAATGACAAAGGCACTTTGGTGCGCGTTCAAGTGATCAGCGATTCCGGCGTACGTGATTTGGATGATGCTGCGATTGAAGCTTTCCGTGCGGCCGCTCCATTCCCGAACCCTCCTAAGGGCATCGTCGAAGGCGATGGCACGGTTAAAATCCGCTGGGATTTCGTTCTAGAGACATAA
- a CDS encoding Stp1/IreP family PP2C-type Ser/Thr phosphatase: MKFDSWYLTDKGLRRDSNQDSCLINRELGLFIVADGMGGHSGGEVASSMAVETVEEIMLQPDAHKKSPRELILNCYEEASRRIFDKAANERPELAGMGTTMVMAYIRGKHLYVGNVGDSRCYLFKRPYLWQITEDHSLLNEQLRAGVMSEEQVRQFVGRNVITRSVGYERDAYPDIIEREIFPGEIFLMCSDGLSGLVEDGRISEILNQNTPDKAVKACVEQALANGGDDNVTVMLLHFHE, from the coding sequence ATGAAATTTGACTCGTGGTATCTGACAGATAAAGGGCTTCGTCGTGATTCGAATCAAGACTCCTGTCTCATCAATAGGGAGCTTGGTCTCTTTATCGTGGCAGATGGTATGGGCGGACATTCCGGCGGGGAAGTGGCTTCCAGTATGGCTGTGGAGACGGTCGAAGAAATCATGCTTCAACCTGATGCGCACAAAAAATCTCCGCGCGAATTAATTTTGAATTGTTACGAAGAAGCTTCTCGCAGAATTTTTGATAAAGCTGCCAATGAGCGTCCTGAGCTTGCGGGCATGGGAACGACAATGGTGATGGCGTATATTCGCGGTAAGCACTTGTATGTGGGTAACGTCGGTGATTCGCGCTGCTATCTATTTAAACGTCCTTACTTGTGGCAAATCACGGAAGATCATTCACTTTTGAATGAACAATTGCGCGCAGGTGTGATGAGTGAAGAGCAAGTGCGCCAATTTGTGGGGCGAAATGTCATTACTCGCAGCGTAGGATATGAACGCGATGCTTATCCTGACATCATTGAGAGAGAGATTTTCCCTGGAGAAATTTTCTTAATGTGCTCGGATGGTCTTTCGGGCCTTGTTGAAGACGGCAGAATATCTGAAATTTTGAATCAAAATACACCTGACAAAGCAGTCAAAGCTTGTGTAGAACAAGCTCTTGCAAATGGTGGCGATGATAATGTGACAGTGATGCTGTTGCATTTCCACGAATAG
- a CDS encoding M23 family metallopeptidase encodes MSNQTGKTRKIVLSAAWLKALSFISGIIIIIFAAGLVDYFGLLLQAMENKRLKAENAQLIKQFQVVESKVSALENSLERVKTFTTKLSLITNVDAEDRITKLTMGPKPAAGQQVEEYEPMEQRQEPEELVEQDQVFANKKPLNDQVGELANENADKDYASLVVRIDKAVKETQLKEQSVIDLWESLSERQSLLNSTPNMKPAKGWITSRFGYRVSPFTGKTALHAGLDIAAAPGSPVYAPADGVVVFASYDESYGKLITIDYGYGVTTRFGHLSQIYVQVGQRVSKWDVVGAVGNTGRSTGPHLHYEVRINGTAVDPINYILDE; translated from the coding sequence GTGAGCAATCAGACGGGTAAAACCCGTAAGATCGTGCTCTCGGCTGCATGGCTGAAGGCTTTATCTTTTATTTCTGGCATCATCATCATTATTTTTGCTGCGGGACTTGTGGATTACTTCGGTTTGCTTTTGCAAGCGATGGAAAACAAACGTCTTAAAGCTGAAAATGCTCAACTCATTAAGCAATTCCAAGTGGTTGAAAGTAAAGTCAGTGCGTTGGAGAACTCCTTAGAGCGCGTAAAAACTTTCACGACAAAACTGAGCTTGATCACCAACGTCGATGCGGAAGACCGTATCACGAAGCTGACCATGGGGCCGAAACCTGCTGCAGGCCAACAAGTTGAAGAATACGAACCGATGGAGCAGCGTCAAGAGCCTGAAGAGTTGGTTGAACAGGATCAAGTTTTTGCGAACAAAAAACCTTTGAACGATCAAGTTGGCGAGCTTGCCAATGAAAACGCGGATAAAGATTACGCTTCTTTGGTGGTTCGAATTGATAAAGCCGTTAAAGAAACTCAGCTGAAAGAACAAAGCGTGATCGATTTGTGGGAAAGTTTGTCGGAAAGACAAAGCTTGCTAAACTCCACACCGAATATGAAACCAGCTAAGGGTTGGATTACCTCGCGTTTCGGTTACCGCGTTTCTCCTTTCACAGGAAAAACAGCTTTGCACGCGGGTCTGGATATCGCGGCAGCACCGGGTTCGCCGGTCTATGCACCAGCGGATGGTGTCGTTGTGTTTGCAAGTTATGATGAATCTTACGGGAAGTTGATTACCATTGATTACGGTTATGGCGTGACAACTCGTTTTGGTCACTTGTCGCAGATTTACGTTCAAGTCGGTCAGCGTGTCAGTAAGTGGGACGTCGTCGGTGCCGTAGGTAATACAGGCCGTTCGACGGGACCGCATCTTCACTATGAAGTTCGCATCAATGGAACTGCCGTAGATCCAATCAACTACATCCTTGACGAGTAA
- a CDS encoding acetyl-CoA C-acetyltransferase has product MEKIVFISGKRTPFGGFGGSLKDVSATDLGVAAAKATLEQAGLSPEKIDHVVFGNVVQSGADAAYLPRHIGLKTGVPVHVGAFAVNRLCGSGFQSWVNAMQMIQCGEATAVLAGGVEQMSLIPYVARKVRFDGMRMGNFELEDLMTSALTDAYAKMPMAITAENLGEKYGITREQSDKYSIQSQQRYKAALDKGYFAQEICPVSVESRKGTVVVDKDEHPKPDSTLEKVSSLKSLFKKDGLVTAASASGIVDGAACSLLMSESKAKELGMKPMARIVSYASVGCDPTIMGIGPAAAARLALQKAGMTLDQMDLVEVNEAFAAQYLAVEKELKLDPAKTNVNGGAIAVGHPLGASGTRIMNHLVYELHRRSAKYALGSACIGGGQGIAIIIERI; this is encoded by the coding sequence ATGGAAAAAATCGTATTTATCTCTGGAAAAAGAACTCCTTTTGGTGGGTTTGGTGGCTCTCTTAAGGATGTATCGGCAACTGATTTGGGTGTGGCTGCTGCCAAAGCGACACTTGAGCAAGCGGGATTATCACCTGAAAAAATTGATCACGTTGTTTTTGGTAACGTTGTTCAATCTGGTGCAGACGCGGCTTATCTTCCTCGTCACATTGGTCTTAAAACCGGTGTTCCTGTGCACGTCGGCGCCTTCGCGGTGAACAGACTTTGTGGCAGTGGATTTCAGTCGTGGGTGAACGCGATGCAGATGATCCAGTGTGGGGAAGCAACGGCGGTCCTAGCTGGTGGTGTAGAGCAAATGTCTTTAATTCCTTATGTCGCTCGCAAAGTTCGCTTTGATGGAATGCGCATGGGGAACTTCGAACTTGAAGATCTTATGACTTCAGCATTAACAGACGCTTACGCAAAAATGCCGATGGCTATCACGGCGGAAAACTTGGGAGAGAAGTACGGCATCACGCGCGAGCAGTCTGATAAGTATTCGATCCAATCTCAACAGCGCTATAAAGCAGCCTTAGATAAAGGTTACTTTGCACAAGAGATCTGTCCCGTATCGGTGGAGAGTCGTAAAGGCACAGTGGTTGTTGATAAAGATGAACATCCAAAGCCTGATTCAACTTTAGAAAAAGTCTCTTCATTAAAATCTCTTTTCAAAAAAGATGGACTGGTCACGGCGGCTTCTGCTTCAGGAATCGTTGATGGTGCGGCTTGTTCTTTATTGATGAGTGAATCAAAAGCCAAAGAATTGGGAATGAAACCTATGGCTCGCATCGTAAGCTATGCATCGGTGGGATGTGATCCTACGATCATGGGGATTGGACCGGCTGCGGCGGCAAGACTTGCTTTGCAAAAAGCGGGGATGACTTTAGATCAAATGGATCTTGTCGAAGTGAATGAAGCTTTTGCAGCTCAGTACTTAGCCGTTGAAAAAGAATTGAAGCTTGATCCGGCAAAAACCAATGTCAATGGCGGTGCGATTGCTGTCGGGCATCCATTGGGTGCTTCGGGAACTCGTATCATGAATCACTTGGTTTACGAACTTCATCGCCGTAGTGCCAAGTACGCGTTGGGTTCAGCTTGTATCGGTGGCGGTCAAGGTATTGCCATCATCATCGAACGTATTTAG
- a CDS encoding SDR family oxidoreductase has protein sequence MENGFNLRERTALIVGPFTTTVQSLMMGLTQMGSDCVLLDFDNAGSQRFCNQINDAREINPKFGRALSIKSPMKTPEDIKDAVGTAAQSFGSVDLFIDAQVYNKPNRFKIGDPLTHLDDEVLHGFKSSVMLTHAVLNFLKNRKRGRILYLLNESYPDPVMAGARGALVPFAQTLAKQVSEFNITVNCLKLGLTEEFILAQHPEAKSIKEAVEKLKEKEPHLRITEPDKITNTITYLVSQYGAAVNGQVISLT, from the coding sequence ATGGAAAACGGATTTAATCTGCGCGAAAGAACGGCCCTGATCGTCGGGCCTTTCACCACCACGGTGCAAAGTTTGATGATGGGTCTAACGCAAATGGGTTCGGACTGTGTGCTGCTTGACTTTGACAATGCCGGAAGCCAACGCTTCTGCAATCAAATCAACGATGCTCGCGAAATCAACCCGAAGTTTGGTCGCGCTTTAAGTATTAAATCCCCGATGAAAACTCCTGAAGATATCAAAGATGCGGTCGGTACGGCCGCTCAATCTTTTGGTTCCGTGGATCTTTTCATCGACGCGCAAGTTTATAATAAACCCAACCGCTTTAAGATCGGCGATCCGCTGACTCATTTAGATGATGAAGTGCTGCATGGTTTTAAAAGTTCGGTGATGTTAACTCATGCCGTTTTGAATTTTTTAAAGAATCGCAAACGCGGTCGTATTTTGTATCTTCTCAATGAATCTTATCCTGATCCAGTCATGGCAGGGGCTCGTGGAGCCTTAGTTCCTTTTGCTCAAACTTTGGCAAAACAGGTTTCAGAATTCAATATCACTGTGAACTGTTTGAAGCTGGGTTTGACGGAAGAATTTATTTTAGCTCAGCACCCTGAAGCTAAGTCCATCAAAGAGGCGGTTGAAAAGCTGAAAGAAAAAGAGCCGCATCTTAGAATTACTGAACCTGATAAGATCACCAACACGATCACTTACTTGGTCAGTCAGTACGGGGCCGCGGTGAACGGCCAAGTGATCTCGTTGACTTAG
- a CDS encoding HD domain-containing protein: MEIRDPVHGSIYYSDPEVAVLDTAEYQRLRAIKQLGYAEFSFPGATHNRYIHSVGVGHLAGETFDAIFRVYPFTKPSVKTRFRQVLRLAALLHDVGHGPLSHTTEQVMPHLSELDIKLYKEQEQYGEEAHTVMNHNRRANHEDYTIKYVTDSKIAETIRQQFPDIAPIHVACLIDKALHCPDDFFVDGGVDFRPILSQLVSSELDVDRMDYLERDSYFCGTNYGKIDLSWIMQNMTFYRRENKMYLALNRRALYSFDDFLISRHHMHLMVYCHHKSIIYEEMLNRYLTSPDCTFVLPGDINEYTRYNDYRLHEHLISVSNPWAQRIAQRKPFKVLIEQHNTSESEKPEMIKKALEAEGLEVIRTSSKARLSKYHTASPEERALQIYVVDQYDRWAKTAPINQTTEIFQRYEGARIIDRIYVAPEQIQKADSILKGLKLS; the protein is encoded by the coding sequence ATGGAGATTCGCGATCCCGTTCACGGTTCGATTTACTACTCTGACCCCGAGGTCGCAGTTCTCGACACCGCAGAATACCAACGTCTTCGCGCAATCAAACAACTGGGTTACGCCGAGTTCAGCTTTCCTGGAGCGACCCATAACCGCTACATCCACTCTGTCGGAGTCGGCCACTTAGCGGGTGAAACTTTCGATGCGATCTTTCGCGTTTATCCGTTCACTAAACCTTCGGTTAAAACTCGCTTCCGCCAAGTTCTAAGATTAGCAGCTCTTCTTCATGATGTCGGTCACGGTCCGCTGTCGCACACAACAGAACAGGTCATGCCTCATCTTTCTGAGCTGGATATCAAACTGTACAAAGAACAAGAACAGTACGGCGAAGAAGCGCACACGGTGATGAATCACAACCGCCGTGCGAATCATGAAGACTATACGATTAAGTATGTCACGGACTCTAAAATCGCAGAAACGATCCGCCAACAATTCCCCGACATCGCCCCCATTCACGTTGCATGTCTTATCGACAAGGCCCTTCACTGCCCGGACGATTTCTTCGTGGATGGCGGTGTGGATTTCCGTCCGATCTTAAGTCAGCTTGTTTCTAGCGAGCTAGATGTGGATCGCATGGATTACTTGGAGCGTGATTCTTATTTCTGCGGAACCAACTACGGAAAAATCGATTTATCCTGGATCATGCAAAACATGACGTTCTATCGTCGTGAAAATAAAATGTATTTAGCTTTAAATCGCCGTGCTCTTTATTCGTTCGATGACTTTTTGATTTCTCGTCATCACATGCATTTGATGGTGTACTGCCACCATAAAAGCATCATCTATGAAGAAATGTTGAATCGCTATTTGACGTCACCAGATTGTACGTTCGTTCTTCCCGGCGATATCAATGAATACACTCGTTACAACGATTACCGCTTGCATGAGCACTTGATCAGCGTAAGCAACCCTTGGGCACAAAGAATTGCGCAAAGAAAGCCGTTTAAGGTTTTAATTGAGCAGCACAATACTTCGGAATCTGAAAAGCCAGAGATGATTAAAAAAGCGCTGGAAGCGGAAGGCCTGGAAGTGATTCGCACAAGCTCTAAAGCTCGTTTGTCAAAATATCACACAGCTTCACCCGAAGAGCGAGCCTTACAGATTTACGTGGTTGATCAATACGATCGCTGGGCAAAAACAGCTCCTATAAATCAGACGACAGAAATCTTCCAACGCTACGAAGGTGCACGTATTATCGACCGCATCTATGTCGCGCCAGAACAGATTCAAAAAGCCGATTCTATTTTAAAAGGACTGAAGCTCTCTTAA
- a CDS encoding substrate-binding periplasmic protein produces MRIFFLLICIFGNVSVTNASSEKKEIHLVTFEAPPYLSEKLPEQGAGIYALKEILKKTTYSLKVTFVPPLRAKHIVNKNGYAGFFPVSLMNLPPGFKMSRVFYRTPWMIAERKSSPIVWEKTADLIPYKIGNVAGYDLYKDQQELVDKKKLHVESASNDEANLLKLANKRVDLIFIEAAMFEYLMKTSPRLKPFQKNLQLNPRIVNLDEYGIAFKDNEKTQEQMAAFNKAVSEEHFTRLIGEYFKKHPTLSP; encoded by the coding sequence ATGCGAATATTTTTTTTGCTGATCTGTATCTTCGGGAATGTTTCAGTGACAAATGCTTCTTCTGAGAAAAAGGAGATTCATTTAGTGACCTTTGAAGCCCCCCCTTATCTCAGCGAAAAGCTTCCTGAACAAGGCGCGGGAATCTACGCTCTCAAGGAAATCCTTAAGAAAACGACTTACAGCCTTAAAGTGACCTTCGTTCCCCCTTTAAGAGCAAAACACATCGTTAATAAAAACGGTTACGCGGGATTTTTTCCTGTTTCGCTGATGAACTTGCCACCAGGATTTAAAATGTCTCGCGTATTTTACCGAACTCCCTGGATGATCGCTGAACGAAAGTCGAGCCCCATTGTCTGGGAAAAAACGGCGGACCTCATTCCTTATAAGATTGGGAACGTGGCGGGGTACGACTTATATAAGGATCAGCAGGAGCTTGTTGATAAAAAGAAACTTCATGTGGAATCAGCATCAAACGATGAAGCTAATCTTTTAAAGCTCGCCAATAAACGCGTGGATCTAATTTTTATTGAAGCGGCCATGTTTGAATACCTTATGAAAACCAGCCCTCGCCTGAAGCCATTCCAAAAAAATCTGCAACTCAATCCTCGCATTGTGAACCTGGATGAGTATGGAATTGCATTTAAGGACAATGAAAAGACTCAAGAACAAATGGCCGCTTTTAATAAAGCCGTCAGCGAAGAGCATTTCACCCGTCTGATCGGTGAGTATTTTAAGAAGCACCCCACCTTAAGCCCTTAG
- a CDS encoding flagellin yields the protein MGLRINTNTASLNAQRVLWGTKIGLDKSMEKLASGFRINRAGDDAAGLAISENLRAQVRGLKQASRNAQDGISLVQVAEGSMNEISSILIRLRELAVQAASDTIGPVERQFLNVEYDQLVSEIDRISEGTEFNGTQLLAGVGSILDFQVGTRNNPEIDRISFDASKADANSAALGVNLTSVADKASAQNALSAIDTAIVSVSAMRADFGAIQNRLQSTVSNIQVSVENMSAANSRIRDVDVAEETSEMTRNNILLQAGTSVLAQANQQANVALGLLNKSFS from the coding sequence ATGGGGTTACGTATTAACACGAACACTGCTTCGTTAAATGCACAGAGAGTTCTGTGGGGAACGAAGATTGGTCTTGATAAGAGCATGGAAAAGCTTGCATCAGGATTCAGAATTAACCGCGCCGGTGACGATGCCGCTGGTCTAGCGATCTCTGAGAACTTAAGAGCTCAGGTTCGCGGTTTAAAACAAGCATCACGAAATGCTCAAGATGGTATCTCTCTAGTCCAGGTGGCAGAGGGTTCGATGAATGAGATCTCTTCGATCTTGATTCGTTTGAGAGAGTTGGCTGTACAAGCCGCTTCTGATACTATCGGACCTGTAGAAAGACAATTCCTGAATGTGGAATACGATCAGTTGGTCTCTGAGATCGACCGTATCTCTGAAGGTACAGAGTTCAACGGAACTCAATTGTTGGCAGGTGTGGGCTCCATCTTGGACTTCCAAGTTGGTACTAGAAACAACCCTGAAATCGACCGTATCTCTTTCGATGCTTCTAAAGCCGATGCAAACTCTGCCGCTTTGGGAGTGAACCTGACATCAGTAGCCGATAAAGCTTCCGCACAGAATGCTTTGTCAGCGATTGATACAGCGATCGTGAGTGTTTCTGCGATGCGCGCAGACTTCGGTGCGATCCAAAATCGTCTGCAATCAACTGTTTCGAATATCCAAGTTTCAGTTGAGAACATGTCAGCCGCTAACTCTCGTATCAGAGATGTGGATGTAGCTGAAGAGACATCTGAAATGACTAGAAATAATATCTTGTTGCAAGCAGGTACTAGCGTACTAGCACAAGCGAACCAACAAGCTAACGTAGCACTTGGACTCTTGAACAAGTCGTTCTCTTAA